A single window of Granulicella mallensis MP5ACTX8 DNA harbors:
- a CDS encoding 4'-phosphopantetheinyl transferase family protein, whose protein sequence is MTISNLLPFGVVFVQQEESFSGSLSLEEEKALGGAVLKRRMEFTAGRTCARSALERLGTPVSSLLRGPAREPLWPSGVVGSITHCEGYCAAAVAYQERFAGIGIDAEVNEPLPEGTLELVARPEELERLGRLPAGSLCWDRLLFSIKESVYKTWYPLTKSWLGFEEASVTIDSNQQTFQVDLLIRDYPEILSHLRGRYLVEGRHILTAIVLAGGASSGNLQEPVFRG, encoded by the coding sequence ATGACGATCTCGAATCTTTTGCCGTTTGGCGTAGTCTTCGTGCAGCAGGAAGAGAGTTTCAGCGGCTCTCTTTCGCTGGAGGAAGAAAAGGCCCTCGGCGGTGCCGTGCTTAAACGGCGCATGGAGTTTACCGCTGGAAGAACCTGCGCTCGCAGCGCGTTGGAGCGACTGGGGACTCCGGTCTCTTCGCTGTTGCGGGGACCGGCGAGGGAGCCGCTCTGGCCCTCCGGGGTCGTTGGCAGCATTACGCACTGCGAAGGGTATTGCGCTGCCGCAGTCGCCTATCAGGAGAGGTTCGCAGGGATCGGCATCGATGCCGAAGTGAATGAGCCGCTGCCCGAGGGCACCCTGGAGCTGGTGGCTCGTCCGGAGGAGCTGGAGCGTTTGGGGAGACTTCCCGCAGGCTCTCTTTGCTGGGATCGACTGCTCTTCAGCATCAAGGAGAGTGTCTACAAGACCTGGTACCCGCTCACGAAGTCCTGGCTTGGTTTTGAAGAGGCCTCGGTCACGATCGATTCCAATCAACAGACCTTCCAGGTTGATTTGCTCATAAGAGACTATCCCGAAATTCTCTCCCACCTTCGTGGCCGGTATCTAGTGGAGGGAAGGCATATTTTGACGGCCATCGTCCTTGCAGGCGGAGCGTCTTCGGGGAATCTTCAGGAGCCTGTGTTCCGAGGTTGA
- a CDS encoding glycoside hydrolase family 28 protein: MRLFNILLAATHFNSKKSLGQTNLACQTGTVDKSLSQVLRNRKSQNPPKFPRTLPNRLCLALSVLALSSSSLLIAQDTRTVTEPTLPPACASLDAQLNTSGHSLAAEDENKLDTARIQKALDTCTKGHGVVLHTHDKANAFLSGPLELREGVTLIVDKGVTLFASRDAAVFETSPGSCGILSETRGGCKPLISAKHVSGAGVMGDGTIDGRGEEQILGKDLTWWGLAAQAGKTGHQQCFRLIVTDTADNFTLYRITLKNSPNFHVVYNHGDGFTVWALKIDTPQRNAPNTDGVDPGDGAKNITITHSYIRAGDDNIAIKGGTGGLTNMTVSHNHFYWGHGISIGSETNGGVSQIRVFDLSLDGPDNGIRIKSNGSRGGLVHDVVYDDVCVRNSRNPITLDTAYSAAGTLKGNSPPSMRDVTLHRVRVSGGGKISFNGYATDYRIGANLDDVLLTDALPYQYVISHADLHLGPGPVNLQLANGTDSTIDGKPGQGSAASCTDKFVPFPQQ; this comes from the coding sequence ATGAGATTATTCAATATTCTCCTTGCGGCAACGCATTTCAACTCGAAAAAGAGCCTCGGGCAAACAAATCTTGCCTGTCAGACAGGCACGGTCGATAAGAGCCTGTCGCAGGTCCTCCGCAACCGCAAAAGCCAAAATCCCCCTAAATTCCCCAGAACGCTCCCAAATCGGCTCTGTCTCGCTCTCAGCGTGCTGGCCCTCTCATCCTCAAGCCTTCTCATCGCGCAGGATACCCGCACCGTCACAGAGCCAACGCTGCCTCCAGCCTGTGCCTCACTCGACGCGCAGCTCAACACAAGCGGCCACTCACTAGCCGCAGAAGACGAAAACAAACTCGATACCGCAAGAATCCAGAAGGCCCTCGATACCTGCACAAAAGGCCATGGAGTCGTCCTGCACACACACGACAAAGCGAACGCCTTCCTCAGCGGCCCTCTCGAACTACGCGAAGGCGTAACTCTGATCGTCGATAAGGGAGTAACCCTCTTCGCATCACGTGACGCCGCGGTCTTTGAAACCTCCCCAGGTAGTTGCGGAATCCTGAGCGAAACCCGTGGCGGATGCAAGCCACTGATCTCTGCAAAGCACGTATCGGGAGCGGGCGTGATGGGCGATGGAACCATCGATGGCCGAGGCGAAGAGCAGATTCTGGGCAAGGACCTTACCTGGTGGGGCCTCGCAGCGCAGGCTGGAAAGACAGGCCACCAGCAGTGCTTTCGCCTGATCGTCACCGACACCGCCGACAACTTCACGCTCTATCGGATCACGCTGAAGAACTCGCCCAACTTCCATGTCGTCTACAACCACGGCGACGGCTTTACCGTGTGGGCCTTGAAGATCGACACGCCACAGCGCAACGCTCCCAATACCGACGGCGTCGACCCAGGCGATGGAGCGAAGAACATCACCATTACCCATAGCTACATCCGCGCTGGCGACGACAACATCGCAATCAAAGGCGGAACCGGCGGATTGACCAACATGACTGTCAGCCACAATCACTTCTATTGGGGACATGGGATATCGATCGGCAGCGAGACCAATGGCGGCGTCAGCCAGATTCGCGTCTTCGATCTCTCGCTGGACGGCCCCGACAACGGCATTCGCATCAAGTCGAACGGATCGCGCGGCGGCTTGGTGCATGACGTCGTGTATGACGACGTCTGCGTGCGCAACTCCCGCAATCCCATTACGCTCGACACCGCCTATTCCGCCGCCGGAACGCTGAAAGGCAACTCACCCCCGAGCATGCGCGACGTTACGCTGCACCGTGTTCGTGTGTCGGGCGGCGGCAAGATCTCGTTCAACGGCTACGCCACGGACTACCGCATCGGAGCCAACCTCGACGATGTACTGCTGACCGATGCTCTGCCGTATCAGTACGTCATCAGCCACGCTGACCTGCACCTCGGCCCGGGCCCGGTGAATCTCCAGCTAGCGAACGGTACGGACTCAACAATTGACGGCAAGCCCGGGCAAGGCTCCGCAGCCTCCTGCACGGACAAGTTTGTTCCCTTCCCTCAACAGTGA